A single genomic interval of Perca fluviatilis chromosome 19, GENO_Pfluv_1.0, whole genome shotgun sequence harbors:
- the lrit1a gene encoding leucine-rich repeat, immunoglobulin-like domain and transmembrane domain-containing protein 1a yields MFLVLLMGLYVATGEFLSPVSSCPSQCSCFYHNLSDGSKARSVICNDPEISLVPVGFPVDTSKLRIEKTAIQRIPSEAFNYLSSLEFLWMSFNTLSALSPDSFRGLLNLEELRLDGNALTAFPWECLMDMPSLRLLDLHNNQLSSLPAEATTYIKNLTYLDLSSNSLLTLPAEVLSTWLAAKPVQGPESSKMILGLHDNPWVCDCRLYDLIQFQKSPTLSVAFIDTRLRCSAPESVSGVLFSDAELRRCQLPRIHTAVARVRSAVGNNVLLRCGTIGVPIPDLTWRKADGRLLNGRVQQETSKEGITWSILSVPAVSYRDSGKYICKATNYAGNAEAVISLVVSNSPKPEGNQTSNDKKAKVKKPNPMGKAAYQEKLVARYVVPTSTPSSLPALDPGLPPGFSPDPGLASYSLADRATPGPATSSNADALLDLEKTNLSNLAANTSSLQQDPDRVVRSVKVVGDTDNTIYLNWRAPKAKNTTAFSVLYAVFGERDMRKINVGAGQNRVTIDGLVPRTKYIACVCVRGLIPKKEQCVIFSTDEAASATGTQRLINVIVITVACIIAVPLTVIVCCGALKRRIQKYWGKKSKDIQDSYVTFETLSPGTKAKGLEGEYLNRLNPEESNRLLSARSSLDSEATTKIEGQPNEYFC; encoded by the exons ATGTTCCTCGTCCTGCTCATGGGGCTCTACGTGGCCACAGGTGAATTTCTCTCCCCAGTGAGCTCCTGCCCGTCGCAGTGCAGCTGTTTTTACCACAACCTGAGTGATGGATCAAAGGCCAG GAGCGTGATTTGCAATGATCCCGAGATATCTCTTGTGCCTGTCGGGTTTCCTGTTGACACGTCCAAGCTGCGAATTGAGAAGACAGCCATCCAGCGGATACCAAGCGAAGCCTTCAACTACCTCTCCAGTCTGGAATTCCTGTGGATGTCTTTCAACACGCTGTCCGCTTTGAGCCCGGACAGTTTCCGGGGACTGCTTAACCTGGAAGAGCTTCGTCTGGACGGGAATGCCCTCACCGCCTTTCCCTGGGAATGTCTCATGGATATGCCCAGTCTCAGACTTCTCGATTTGCACAACAACCAGCTCAGCTCGCTGCCAGCGGAGGCCACCACTTACATCAAGAACCTCACCTACCTGGATCTGTCCAGCAACAGCCTGCTGACCCTGCCGGCAGAGGTGCTGTCCACCTGGCTGGCGGCGAAACCAGTGCAAGGTCCAGAAAGCTCCAAAATGATACTTG GTCTCCATGACAACCCCTGGGTGTGTGACTGTCGGCTTTATGACCTGATCCAGTTCCAGAAGTCTCCGACTCTTTCAGTGGCATTCATTGACACAAGGCTCCGGTGTTCAGCTCCGGAGAGCGTGTCAGGCGTCTTGTTCAGTGATGCAGAGCTGCGCCGCTGTCAGCTCCCACGTATCCACACAGCTGTGGCACGAGTCCGGAGTGCTGTTGGGAACAATGTGCTGCTCCGCTGTGGGACCATCGGAGTCCCAATCCCAGACCTGACATGGCGCAAGGCGGATGGGCGACTCCTTAATGGAAGAG TCCAGCAGGAAACCTCCAAGGAGGGAATTACCTGGTCCATCCTCAGTGTCCCAGCTGTGTCCTATCGGGATTCAGGGAAATACATCTGCAAGGCCACTAACTATGCGGGGAATGCTGAAGCTGTCATTTCTCTCGTTGTCTCTAACTCACCAAAACCAGAGGGGAACCAAACCAGCAACGACAAGAAAGCCAAAGTCAAGAAACCCAACCCGATGGGAAAAGCTGCCTACCAGGAGAAACTGGTGGCCAGATATGTGGTTCCAACCTCCACCCCTTCATCTTTGCCTGCCCTAGATCCAGGCCTACCACCTGGTTTTAGTCCTGATCCTGGACTAGCCAGTTACAGTCTGGCTGACAGAGCCACCCCAGGGCCTGCCACCTCTTCCAATGCAGATGCGCTGTTGGATCTGGAGAAGACTAATCTAAGCAACCTGGCGGCCAACACGTCGTCGCTGCAGCAGGACCCGGACAGGGTGGTCCGCTCTGTAAAGGTGGTGGGGGACACAGACAATACAATTTATTTAAACTGGAGAGCCCCTAAGGCCAAGAACACAACCGCATTTAGTGTGCTGTATGCTGTTTTTGGAGAGAGGGACATGAGGAAGATCAATGTTGGGGCGGGGCAGAACCGAGTAACCATCGATGGGCTGGTGCCCAGGACCAAGTAcattgcctgtgtgtgtgtgaggggccTGATCCCCAAGAAGGAGCAGTGTGTCATATTTTCCACTGATGAAGCAGCCAGTGCCACTGGGACCCAGAGGCTGATTAATGTGATTGTGATCACAGTGGCCTGTATCATCGCAGTCCCTCTCACTGTCATCGTGTGCTGTGGGGCTCTGAAGAGACGCATTCAGAAGTACTGGGGAAAGAAATCCAAGGACATCCAAGATTCATATGTGACCTTTGAAACACTGTCGCCTGGCACGAAGGCCAAAGGGCTCGAGGGCGAGTATTTGAACAGACTGAACCCAGAGGAATCCAACAGGCTGCTGTCGGCCCGCTCCAGCCTGGACTCTGAGGCCACAACTAAGATAGAGGGACAGCCTAACGAGTACTTCTGCTGA
- the slc18a3a gene encoding probable vesicular acetylcholine transporter-A yields the protein MENVMEPEGTTEGQATNLAQSAASKLSQIGERTKQLGYIQDPVRQKQVILVIVCVALLLDNMLYMVIVPIIPDYLAELQKAADKAEAVVLQTNFTNSTIHKAKGNFDLQIGVLFASKAILQLLVNPLSGTFIDRVGYDIPLFIGLNVMFLSTLTFAFAENYATLFLARSIQGLGSAFADTAGIALIADRYTEEKERSKALGIALAFISFGSLVAPPFGGVLYQFAGKRVPFLILACVCLIDGVLCLTVLKPFSNRERENMPVGTPIYKLMIDPYIAVVAGALTICNIPLAFLEPTIANWMEENMHANQWEIGMTWFPAFFPHVLGVYLTVKLAAKYPHLQWFYGAIGMVFIGASSCTVPACKNFGQLMIPLCGICFGIAFVDTALLPTLGFLVDVRHVSVYGSVYAIADISYCVAYALGPVVAGQIVHDLGFVQLNLGMGLANVLYAPALLLLKNVTKMKPSFSERNMLLEDGPTGLYDTIKMEQREKKRKGLCTTIDENGIETFPQRSYSEEESSGGEYA from the coding sequence ATGGAAAACGTCATGGAGCCGGAGGGGACCACAGAGGGACAAGCCACTAATTTGGCACAATCTGCCGCCTCTAAACTGTCCCAGATAGGCGAAAGAACTAAACAACTGGGCTACATCCAAGACCCAGTTCGGCAGAAACAGGTTATTCTAGTAATAGTCTGTGTAGCGCTTTTGTTAGACAATATGCTTTACATGGTAATTGTGCCAATTATACCCGATTACCTTGCAGAGCTACAGAAAGCAGCGGATAAAGCCGAAGCCGTTGTACTGCAGACCAACTTCACTAACAGCACCATCCACAAAGCAAAGGGGAACTTCGACCTACAGATTGGTGTTCTTTTTGCCTCCAAGGCCATCCTGCAGCTCCTGGTGAACCCACTAAGTGGCACGTTTATAGACAGAGTGGGGTATGATATTCCACTCTTCATCGGTCTCAATGTCATGTTTCTCTCCACCCTTACTTTTGCCTTCGCTGAAAACTACGCGACTCTGTTCCTGGCGCGTAGCATCCAGGGCCTCGGCTCGGCTTTCGCGGACACTGCTGGGATCGCTCTGATcgcagacaggtacacagaagagaaagagaggagcaaAGCGCTGGGTATTGCCTTGGCTTTCATCTCTTTTGGAAGTCTTGTGGCGCCCCCCTTTGGGGGGGTCCTCTATCAGTTCGCAGGGAAGCGGGTGCCCTTCCTGATTCTGGCCTGTGTCTGCCTCATTGATGGTGTATTGTGCCTGACTGTGCTGAAACCCTTCTCTaaccgagagagagaaaacatgcCAGTAGGCACCCCCATATATAAACTGATGATTGATCCTTATATAGCTGTAGTGGCTGGTGCTCTGACAATTTGTAACATCCCTCTCGCCTTCCTTGAGCCCACTATCGCCAACTGGATGGAGGAAAACATGCATGCCAACCAGTGGGAGATCGGCATGACATGGTTCCCTGCCTTCTTCCCTCATGTTTTAGGTGTATATCTCACTGTCAAATTAGCAGCCAAGTACCCTCATCTCCAGTGGTTTTACGGGGCTATAGGTATGGTGTTCATAGGCGCAAGCTCCTGCACAGTGCCAGCCTGTAAAAACTTTGGACAGCTCATGATCCCGCTGTGCGGAATCTGTTTTGGCATCGCCTTTGTGGACACGGCGCTTCTGCCAACACTGGGTTTCCTGGTGGATGTGCGACATGTGTCAGTGTATGGCAGTGTGTACGCCATCGCAGACATATCTTACTGCGTGGCCTATGCCCTGGGGCCCGTGGTGGCTGGACAGATAGTGCACGACCTGGGCTTTGTTCAGCTCAACTTAGGCATGGGCCTCGCCAATGTACTTTACGCACCAGCGCTCCTTCTGCTGAAGAACGTGACAAAGATGAAGCCTTCTTTCTCCGAGCGAAATATGCTCCTGGAGGATGGCCCAACAGGACTGTATGATACGATTAAGATGGAGCAacgagagaagaagagaaagggtTTATGTACAACGATCGACGAGAATGGCATTGAAACCTTTCCGCAACGGTCGTATTCAGAGGAGGAATCCTCAGGAGGAGAGTATGCATAA
- the lrit2 gene encoding leucine-rich repeat, immunoglobulin-like domain and transmembrane domain-containing protein 2 isoform X2, whose amino-acid sequence MDRICYLLVIALLNIQAYETYSQCLSGCSCVEDHHGRSLICMEENAFGAIPDNLPGDMTKIRIEKSHFNEIPRGAFSNTPALENLWLNFNDITVINSKALEGLGNLTELRLQGNKLRSVPWTAFEDAPALKILDLKHNQLDVLPEHALKFLPGLTYLDLSFNRLTVISKEVFINWPLYQKLQSTEERDATTFGPNVVLALHDNAWLCDCRLKGFVEFIRSLRPPIILMNSYLTCSGPDFKAGKFFHEVELQACVKPIITTPFSNLSLPQGANITLRCLAKARPDPAVWWTYGLKIIRGFHESQERVGEDTIRSLLVIPFLHAADRGVYTCTAVNFIGNSSVSILLDVQSPEGSQSSLLPGNPAPPPAASSENVYIDIRIAKQTVRGITIEWYAALDRPAETWFTIHFGNVGTDKKEMVYIGPGIHSYSVSDLMPATKYEICVTLKNQIPRPGQCIVFVTGSDITEMEQREKLIHIVVIVLAMVLAVPIGMFACTTDTKFTCLEGIMESWKNRQRERSSPRVERERQGTFDSLQAASDEGLVNKDSSEDRKAGEFDAKM is encoded by the exons ATGGACAGAATTTGTTACCTGCTAGTTATAGCTTTGCTCAACATCCAGGCGTATGAAACGTATTCTCAATGTTTAAGCGGGTGCAGCTGTGTAGAAGACCATCATGGAAG GTCGCTCATATGTATGGAGGAGAACGCGTTCGGGGCCATACCAGACAACCTTCCAGGTGATATGACCAAAATAAGAATAGAAAAATCTCACTTCAATGAAATACCCAGAGGGGCATTCTCAAACACGCCCGCCTTGGAGAACTTGTGGTTGAACTTTAATGATATCACAGTTATAAACTCAAAGGCTCTGGAGGGTTTGGGGAACTTAACAGAGCTCCGTCTGCAAGGTAACAAGCTCCGTTCAGTACCATGGACAGCGTTCGAGGACGCGCCAGCCCTCAAGATCCTGGACCTGAAGCACAACCAGCTGGACGTCCTGCCGGAGCATGCGTTAAAATTTTTGCCAGGTCTGACTTACTTAGACTTATCATTCAATCGGCTTACGGTCATATCGAAGGAAGTCTTCATAAACTGGCCTCTCTACCAAAAACTACAGAGCACGGAGGAGCGAGACGCGACCACTTTCGGGCCGAACGTCGTCCTGGCGCTCCACGACAACGCGTGGCTCTGCGACTGCCGCCTGAAGGGCTTCGTGGAATTCATCAGGTCCCTGCGCCCCCCAATTATACTGATGAACTCCTACTTGACCTGCTCAGGGCCGGACTTTAAGGCGGGCAAGTTCTTCCATGAGGTAGAGCTGCAGGCGTGCGTAAAGCCCATCATCACCACCCCTTTCTCCAACCTCAGCCTGCCTCAGGGCGCAAACATCACCCTGCGCTGCCTCGCCAAGGCCAGGCCAGACCCCGCGGTGTGGTGGACATATGGCCTGAAGATAATCAGAGGATTTCATG AGTCTCAGGAAAGAGTGGGCGAAGACACCATCAGATCCCTCCTGGTGATCCCCTTCCTTCATGCAGCTGACCGTGGTGTCTACACCTGCACTGCTGTCAACTTCATTGGAAACTCCTCTGTCAGCATCCTCCTGGACGTCCAATCTCCTGAAGGCTCCCAGTCATCGCTCCTCCCTGGCAACCCGGCTCCACCACCTGCTGCCAGTAGTGAAAACGTCTACATTGACATCCGCATCGCCAAACAGACAGTACGTGGTATCACCATTGAGTGGTACGCTGCCTTGGACCGCCCAGCTGAAACGTGGTTCACAATCCACTTTGGCAACGTAGGTActgataaaaaagaaatggtCTACATCGGCCCTGGGATTCACTCTTACTCCGTCTCTGATCTGATGCCTGCTACCAAATATGAAATCTGTGTAACCCTTAAGAACCAGATACCACGTCCTGGCCAGTGTATTGTGTttgtaacaggaagtgacattaCTGAGATGGAACAGAGGGAGAAGCTGATTCATATAGTGGTGATAGTTTTAGCCATGGTGCTTGCTGTGCCTATAGGTATGTTTGCCTGCACCACTGACACTAAGTTTACCTGCCTGGAGGGTATCATGGAGTCCTGGAAGAACCggcagagggaaagaagctCCCCCCGGGTGGAGCGGGAGAGGCAGGGCACCTTCGACAGCCTGCAGGCCGCCAGCGACGAGGGCCTAGTTAATAAAGATTCAAGTGAAGACAGGAAG GCCGGGGAGTTTGATGCAAAGATGTGA
- the rgra gene encoding retinal G protein coupled receptor a has protein sequence MVSSYPLPEGFSDFDVFSLGSCLLVEGLLGFFLNAVTIVAFLKVRELRTPSNFLVFSLAMADMGIAMNATIAAFSSFLRYWPYGSQGCQTHGFHGFVTALASLHFIAAIAWDRYHQYCTRTKLQWSSAITLAVFIWIFSAFWSAMPLIGWGEYDYEPLRTCCTLDYSKGDRNYVSYLIPMAIFNMVIQVFVVMSSYQSIAQKFKKTGNPRFNPNTPLKTLLFCWCPYGILSFYAAVENANLVSPKLRMMAPILAKTSPTFNVFLYALGNENYRGGIWQFLTGEKIDVPQIENKSK, from the exons ATGGTCTCGTCTTACCCTTTACCGGAGGGCTTCTCCGACTTTGATGTGTTCTCCCTAGGATCGTGTCTGCTTGTGGAGG GTCTGCTGGGCTTCTTTTTAAATGCGGTGACAATCGTTGCTTTCCTCAAAGTGAGAGAGCTGAGGACCCCAAGCAATTTCCTAGTGTTCAGCTTAGCGATGGCTGATATGGGCATCGCTATGAACGCCACCATCGCCGCTTTCTCCAGCTTCCTGAG GTACTGGCCTTATGGCTCTCAAGGATGCCAGACTCATGGTTTCCATGGCTTCGTGACAGCTCTCGCCAGCCTCCACTTCATAGCCGCCATCGCCTGGGACAGATACCACCAGTACTGCACAA GGACAAAACTGCAGTGGAGCAGCGCCATCACTCTGGCTGTATTTATCTGGATCTTCTCTGCCTTCTGGTCTGCCATGCCCCTCATTGGCTGGGGAGAGTACGACTATGAGCCCCTTAGGACATGCTGCACTCTGGACTACAGCAAGGGAGACAG AAACTATGTGTCCTACTTGATCCCCATGGCCATCTTCAATATGGTCATCCAGGTGTTTGTTGTCATGTCCTCTTACCAGTCCATTGCACAGAAATTCAAGAAGACTGGAAACCCCAGG TTCAACCCCAACACTCCTCTTAAGACTTTGCTGTTCTGCTGGTGCCCCTATGGCATCCTGTCTTTCTACGCCGCTGTGGAGAACGCCAACCTGGTGTCCCCCAAGCTCAGGATG ATGGCTCCTATCCTGGCTAAGACCTCTCCCACCTTCAATGTCTTCCTGTACGCTTTGGGAAATGAGAACTACCGAGGAGGCATCTGGCAGTTCCTCACTGGGGAAAAGATTGATGTGCCTCAAATTGAGAACAAGTCCAAATAA
- the lrit2 gene encoding leucine-rich repeat, immunoglobulin-like domain and transmembrane domain-containing protein 2 isoform X1 yields MDRICYLLVIALLNIQAYETYSQCLSGCSCVEDHHGRSLICMEENAFGAIPDNLPGDMTKIRIEKSHFNEIPRGAFSNTPALENLWLNFNDITVINSKALEGLGNLTELRLQGNKLRSVPWTAFEDAPALKILDLKHNQLDVLPEHALKFLPGLTYLDLSFNRLTVISKEVFINWPLYQKLQSTEERDATTFGPNVVLALHDNAWLCDCRLKGFVEFIRSLRPPIILMNSYLTCSGPDFKAGKFFHEVELQACVKPIITTPFSNLSLPQGANITLRCLAKARPDPAVWWTYGLKIIRGFHESQERVGEDTIRSLLVIPFLHAADRGVYTCTAVNFIGNSSVSILLDVQSPEGSQSSLLPGNPAPPPAASSENVYIDIRIAKQTVRGITIEWYAALDRPAETWFTIHFGNVGTDKKEMVYIGPGIHSYSVSDLMPATKYEICVTLKNQIPRPGQCIVFVTGSDITEMEQREKLIHIVVIVLAMVLAVPIGMFACTTDTKFTCLEGIMESWKNRQRERSSPRVERERQGTFDSLQAASDEGLVNKDSSEDRKVRRRSEDRQHKGKADYSRQTAELY; encoded by the exons ATGGACAGAATTTGTTACCTGCTAGTTATAGCTTTGCTCAACATCCAGGCGTATGAAACGTATTCTCAATGTTTAAGCGGGTGCAGCTGTGTAGAAGACCATCATGGAAG GTCGCTCATATGTATGGAGGAGAACGCGTTCGGGGCCATACCAGACAACCTTCCAGGTGATATGACCAAAATAAGAATAGAAAAATCTCACTTCAATGAAATACCCAGAGGGGCATTCTCAAACACGCCCGCCTTGGAGAACTTGTGGTTGAACTTTAATGATATCACAGTTATAAACTCAAAGGCTCTGGAGGGTTTGGGGAACTTAACAGAGCTCCGTCTGCAAGGTAACAAGCTCCGTTCAGTACCATGGACAGCGTTCGAGGACGCGCCAGCCCTCAAGATCCTGGACCTGAAGCACAACCAGCTGGACGTCCTGCCGGAGCATGCGTTAAAATTTTTGCCAGGTCTGACTTACTTAGACTTATCATTCAATCGGCTTACGGTCATATCGAAGGAAGTCTTCATAAACTGGCCTCTCTACCAAAAACTACAGAGCACGGAGGAGCGAGACGCGACCACTTTCGGGCCGAACGTCGTCCTGGCGCTCCACGACAACGCGTGGCTCTGCGACTGCCGCCTGAAGGGCTTCGTGGAATTCATCAGGTCCCTGCGCCCCCCAATTATACTGATGAACTCCTACTTGACCTGCTCAGGGCCGGACTTTAAGGCGGGCAAGTTCTTCCATGAGGTAGAGCTGCAGGCGTGCGTAAAGCCCATCATCACCACCCCTTTCTCCAACCTCAGCCTGCCTCAGGGCGCAAACATCACCCTGCGCTGCCTCGCCAAGGCCAGGCCAGACCCCGCGGTGTGGTGGACATATGGCCTGAAGATAATCAGAGGATTTCATG AGTCTCAGGAAAGAGTGGGCGAAGACACCATCAGATCCCTCCTGGTGATCCCCTTCCTTCATGCAGCTGACCGTGGTGTCTACACCTGCACTGCTGTCAACTTCATTGGAAACTCCTCTGTCAGCATCCTCCTGGACGTCCAATCTCCTGAAGGCTCCCAGTCATCGCTCCTCCCTGGCAACCCGGCTCCACCACCTGCTGCCAGTAGTGAAAACGTCTACATTGACATCCGCATCGCCAAACAGACAGTACGTGGTATCACCATTGAGTGGTACGCTGCCTTGGACCGCCCAGCTGAAACGTGGTTCACAATCCACTTTGGCAACGTAGGTActgataaaaaagaaatggtCTACATCGGCCCTGGGATTCACTCTTACTCCGTCTCTGATCTGATGCCTGCTACCAAATATGAAATCTGTGTAACCCTTAAGAACCAGATACCACGTCCTGGCCAGTGTATTGTGTttgtaacaggaagtgacattaCTGAGATGGAACAGAGGGAGAAGCTGATTCATATAGTGGTGATAGTTTTAGCCATGGTGCTTGCTGTGCCTATAGGTATGTTTGCCTGCACCACTGACACTAAGTTTACCTGCCTGGAGGGTATCATGGAGTCCTGGAAGAACCggcagagggaaagaagctCCCCCCGGGTGGAGCGGGAGAGGCAGGGCACCTTCGACAGCCTGCAGGCCGCCAGCGACGAGGGCCTAGTTAATAAAGATTCAAGTGAAGACAGGAAGGTGAGGAGGAGGTCAGAGGACAGACAACATAAAGGCAAAGCAGACTACAGCAGACAAACAGCTGAACTATATTAA